The Platichthys flesus chromosome 18, fPlaFle2.1, whole genome shotgun sequence genome includes a window with the following:
- the mep1a.2 gene encoding meprin A subunit alpha, with the protein MAYGDNLWTIAALISILAVLTVKAAPTFTGDNADAGELRDDIPDINRALKHLFEGDIAGNPSRNAILDETRRWKFPIPYILTDSLELNAKGVILQAFEEYRLRSCVDFKPYAGESSYISFTKLSGCWSYVGDDKKGQNVSIGARCDTKAIVQHELLHALGFYHEQSRSDRDNYVKIWWDQIEEGMEHNFKKYEDDFISDLNTPYDYESIMHYRPLSFNKNESVPTITTTIPYFNDVIGQRLDFSAVDITRLNRMYDCANTHTLLDQCSFELINICGMIQNEDENADWVQTLSSPADTDHTLAGRCRDSGYFMKFDTASGVISNSALLESRILYPKRDEQCLQFFYKMSGRAGDILVIWIRTDDGTGTVQSVRKIHTITGDGNDAWKVAHVTLKVTEKFRYFFQGIRGSSNSSGAILIDDITLTETNCPNAVWQLQNFTGLLTTTSPGSVLKSTCFYNSEGYSFGISVYPNGKDPAYPDYVGMTLHLCSGENDGVMQWPVANRQATIVAMDQDPDVKLRMSSTRSFTTDSDARWNKPTNTSGAEWDASCRCYRGPDVGWSTFMSHNHLHRRSFLKNNDLIITADFNDLTYLIKSEVPVKLASQATDITDEKPIGDKEVRAQAPKHREARAANPCHPNPCFNGGVCVESEGKASCRCATTQASYNTGKRCEEVNTHSGILGALIGGAAGAVVLTIAIITVIRRVQ; encoded by the exons ATGGCCTATGGAGACAATTTGTGGACGATTGCTGCGCTGATTAGTATCTTGGCAGTTTTGACG GTGAAAGCTGCTCCGACCTTTACAG GTGATAATGCTGATGCAGGTGAACTGAGGGATGACATACCTGACATCAACAGAG CGTTAAAACACCTGTTTGAGGGAGACATTGCTGGTAAT CCCAGCAGAAATGCAATCCTCGATGAAACAAGAAGATGGAAGTTTCCCATCCCTTACATTTTAACTGATTCTCTAG AACTGAATGCCAAAGGTGTGATCCTCCAGGCGTTTGAGGAATACCGCTTGAGATCTTGTGTGGACTTCAAGCCATACGCGGGAGAGAGCAGCTACATCTCCTTCACCAAGCTGTCAGG ATGCTGGTCTTACGTTGGCGATGATAAAAAAGGACAGAACGTGTCCATTGGGGCCAGATGTGACACTAAAGCCATTGTGCAGCATGAGCTCCTCCACGCTCTGGGATTTTATCACGAACAGTCTCGCTCGGATAGAGACAACTATGTTAAGATCTGGTGGGACCAGATTGAAGAAG GAATGGAGCACAATTTCAAAAAGTACGAGGATGACTTCATCTCAGATCTGAACACGCCATATGATTACGAGTCCATCATGCACTACAGGCCTCTGTCTTTCAACAAGAACGAGAGCGtacccaccatcaccaccaccatacCGTACTTTAACGACGTCATTGGCCAGCGGCTGGACTTCAGCGCTGTTGACATCACCAGGCTCAACCGCATGTACGACTGTG ccaacacacacaccctcctggACCAGTGCTCGTTTGAGCTCATCAACATCTGTGGAATGATCCAGAATGAGGATGAGAACGCAGACTGGGTGCAGACGCTGAGCAGTCCAGCCGACACTGATCACACCCTGGCAGGGCGCTGCAGAG ATTCTGGGTACTTCATGAAGTTTGACACAGCTTCAGGTGTGATTAGCAACAGTGCCTTGCTCGAGTCCCGTATCCTCTACCCCAAAAGAGATGAACAGTGTCTGCAGTTCTTCTACAAGATGAGCGGACGGGCTGGGGATATACTGGTGATATGGATCAGGACTGATGATGGGACAGGGACTGTGCAGAGTGTCAGGAAAATCCACACCATCACTG GTGATGGAAATGATGCTTGGAAAGTAGCCCATGTGACCCTCAAGGTGACAGAGAAGTTCCGTTATTTCTTCCAAGGCATCAGGGGTTCATCCAATTCATCGGGCGCCATCTTGATTGATGACATCACTCTCACAGAGACCAATTGCCCCAATGCCGTCTGGCAGCTTCAGAATTTCACCGGGCTCCTCACCACCACTTCTCCTGGCAGCGTCCTCAAAAGCACTTGTTTCTACAACTCAGAGGGCTACTCATTCGGCATCAGTGTTTATCCAAATGGAAAAGACCCTGCCTATCCAGACTATGTTGGCATGACCTTGCACCTCTGCAGCGGAGAAAATGATGGGGTGATGCAGTGGCCAGTGGCAAACAGGCAAGCGACCATCGTTGCCATGGATCAGGATCCTGATGTCAAACTGAGGATGTCTTCAACAAGAAGTTTCACCACAG ACTCCGACGCTCGCTGGAATAAGCCAACCAATACTTCAGGGGCCGAGTGGGATGCCAGCTGCAGGTGCTACCGCGGCCCAGACGTTGGCTGGAGTACGTTCATGTCTCACAATCATCTGCACAGAAGGAGCTTCCTCAAGAACAATGACCTCATCATTACTGCTGATTTCAATG ATTTGACCTACCTGATCAAGTCCGAGGTGCCTGTCAAACTGGCATCACAAGCAACTGACATTACAGATGAGAAGCCAATCGGTGACAAGGAAGTGAGAGCGCAGGCTCCAAAGCACAGAGAGGCACGTGCAGCCAACCCCTGTCATCCCAACCCGTGTTTTAATGGAGGCGTGTGTGTGGAGAGTGAAGGAAAAGCCTCATGCAG
- the mep1a.1 gene encoding meprin A, alpha (PABA peptide hydrolase), tandem duplicate 1 isoform X1 — MTDIKFRVQRHIPWSRSTFKPKPQHLLVTFSRMVDRVLLWFGLVALATSYTIPVSPKVHEVYEHGEDENPILNPGSDANLFEGDILLPEGKNALIDQKYRWKFPIPYILGDDLDLNAKGCVHQAFEMYRLKSCIDFKPYEGEKTFIKFEKRGGCFSSVGDQQTGQILSLGSGCDHKAVIEHELLHALGFYHEQSRGDRDDYVNIWLNQVLPGLEHNFNKYDDDFITDQNTAYDYESIMHYRPFSFNKNDSIPTITTKIPEFYNIIGQYLDFSKMDTLRLNRMYNCSGPLTLLDQCAFEYASICGMIQASSDDADWVHTQSTVGAEDHTLLGKCRDSGYYMHFSTMSGAPEESALLESRILYPKRKLQCLQFFYKMTGSPKDRLVIWVKIDDGTGTVRRMRKIHTFNADSDQTWKIAHVPLEVGEKFRYAFQAIRGDPSASSGGIYIDDISLTETRCPNAVWRIQNFSQIMERADTNTVIDSPRFYSPEGYGYGVRIFPRSSYTDYTGNYAGLYFHLASGDNDAVMQWPAINRQATLVVMDQDPDAKMRMSSARSLTTDMRTTSNGQLFWDNPSKVGWYDSSCECFRGESWGWRNFIKHFDLRRRSYLKNDDLIILINFDDITSLIKTEVPIEPKE, encoded by the exons ATGACTGACATAAAATTCAGGGTCCAACGTCATATTCCTTGGTCAAGGAGCACTTTTAAACCAAAGCCGCAACATCTGCTTGTGACATTCAGCAGGATGGTGGACAGAGTGCTGTTATGGTTCGGACTGGTGGCTCTGGCCACCTCATATACT ATACCAGTCTCCCCTAAGGTACATG aggtATACGAGCATGGTGAGGATGAGAACCCCATCCTAAACCCGG GTTCAGATGCTAACCTCTTTGAAGGGGACATTTTACTTCCA GAAGGAAAAAATGCCCTGATTGACCAAAAATACAGATGGAAATTTCCAATCCCTTACATTCTGGGTGATGACTTAG atCTGAACGCCAAGGGCTGCGTCCACCAGGCCTTTGAAATGTATCGGCTCAAGTCTTGCATTGACTTCAAGCCTTACGAAGGAGAGAAGACCTTCATCAAGTTTGAAAAGAGAGGGGG aTGTTTCTCCAGCGTTGGTGACCAGCAGACCGGTCAGATTCTATCTTTGGGCTCAGGCTGTGACCACAAAGCAGTGATAGAACATGAGCTTCTCCATGCTCTGGGATTCTACCATGAACAGTCCCGCGGGGACAGGGATGACTATGTCAACATCTGGCTGAATCAGGTTCTACCAG GACTTGAACACAACTTCAACAAATACGATGACGACTTCATTACCGATCAAAACACAGCATATGACTATGAGTCCATCATGCACTACAGGCCCTTCTCCTTCAATAAGAACGACTCCATTCCCACAATCACCACCAAAATTCCAGAGTTCTACAACATCATAGGCCAGTACCTCGACTTCAGCAAGATGGACACTCTCAGGCTTAACAGGATGTACAACTGCT ctgGTCCCCTCACCCTGCTGGACCAGTGTGCATTTGAGTATGCCAGCATCTGTGGGATGATCCAGGCCTCCTCTGATGATGCAGACTGGGTTCATACCCAGAGCACAGTTGGGGCAGAGGATCACACACTCCTGGGAAAATGCAGAG ATAGTGGGTATTACATGCACTTCAGCACAATGAGTGGGGCGCCTGAGGAGTCTGCCCTGCTGGAATCCAGAATCCTCTATCCCAAGAGGAAGCTCCAGTGTCTGCAGTTCTTCTACAAGATGACTGGAAGTCCAAAGGACAGGCTGGTGATCTGGGTCAAGATTGACGATGGCACGGGCACTGTTCGAAGAATGAGGAAAATACATACTTTTAATG CAGATTCTGACCAAACATGGAAGATCGCACACGTCCCTCTGGAGGTAGGTGAGAAATTCCGCTATGCATTCCAGGCCATTCGTGGGGACCCCTCAGCGTCCTCTGGGGGCATCTACATCGACGACATCAGCCTGACGGAAACCCGCTGCCCCAATGCCGTGTGGAGAATCCAGAACTTCTCACAAATCATGGAGAGGGCTGACACCAACACAGTAATCGACAGCCCTCGCTTCTATAGCCCTGAAGGCTATGGTTACGGTGTGCGCATCTTTCCTCGGTCCAGTTACACTGATTACACAGGGAACTACGCTGGGCTGTACTTCCACCTGGCCAGCGGGGATAATGATGCGGTGATGCAGTGGCCAGCCATAAATAGACAGGCCACCTTGGTGGTGATGGACCAAGACCCTGACGCTAAGATGAGGATGTCCTCTGCTCGCAGCCTCACTACTGACATGAGGACAA CATCAAATGGACAATTGTTCTGGGACAATCCATCCAAGGTGGGCTGGTATGACTCGTCCTGTGAATGCTTCAGAGGTGAATCATGGGGCTGGAGAAACTTTATCAAGCACTTTGACCTCCGGCGTCGTAGTTACCTCAAGAACGATgacctcatcatcctcatcaactTTGACG ACATCACATCACTGATCAAAACAGAAGTTCCCATTGAGCCGAAGGAGTAA
- the mep1a.1 gene encoding meprin A, alpha (PABA peptide hydrolase), tandem duplicate 1 isoform X2 produces the protein MVDRVLLWFGLVALATSYTIPVSPKVHEVYEHGEDENPILNPGSDANLFEGDILLPEGKNALIDQKYRWKFPIPYILGDDLDLNAKGCVHQAFEMYRLKSCIDFKPYEGEKTFIKFEKRGGCFSSVGDQQTGQILSLGSGCDHKAVIEHELLHALGFYHEQSRGDRDDYVNIWLNQVLPGLEHNFNKYDDDFITDQNTAYDYESIMHYRPFSFNKNDSIPTITTKIPEFYNIIGQYLDFSKMDTLRLNRMYNCSGPLTLLDQCAFEYASICGMIQASSDDADWVHTQSTVGAEDHTLLGKCRDSGYYMHFSTMSGAPEESALLESRILYPKRKLQCLQFFYKMTGSPKDRLVIWVKIDDGTGTVRRMRKIHTFNDSDQTWKIAHVPLEVGEKFRYAFQAIRGDPSASSGGIYIDDISLTETRCPNAVWRIQNFSQIMERADTNTVIDSPRFYSPEGYGYGVRIFPRSSYTDYTGNYAGLYFHLASGDNDAVMQWPAINRQATLVVMDQDPDAKMRMSSARSLTTDMRTTSNGQLFWDNPSKVGWYDSSCECFRGESWGWRNFIKHFDLRRRSYLKNDDLIILINFDDITSLIKTEVPIEPKE, from the exons ATGGTGGACAGAGTGCTGTTATGGTTCGGACTGGTGGCTCTGGCCACCTCATATACT ATACCAGTCTCCCCTAAGGTACATG aggtATACGAGCATGGTGAGGATGAGAACCCCATCCTAAACCCGG GTTCAGATGCTAACCTCTTTGAAGGGGACATTTTACTTCCA GAAGGAAAAAATGCCCTGATTGACCAAAAATACAGATGGAAATTTCCAATCCCTTACATTCTGGGTGATGACTTAG atCTGAACGCCAAGGGCTGCGTCCACCAGGCCTTTGAAATGTATCGGCTCAAGTCTTGCATTGACTTCAAGCCTTACGAAGGAGAGAAGACCTTCATCAAGTTTGAAAAGAGAGGGGG aTGTTTCTCCAGCGTTGGTGACCAGCAGACCGGTCAGATTCTATCTTTGGGCTCAGGCTGTGACCACAAAGCAGTGATAGAACATGAGCTTCTCCATGCTCTGGGATTCTACCATGAACAGTCCCGCGGGGACAGGGATGACTATGTCAACATCTGGCTGAATCAGGTTCTACCAG GACTTGAACACAACTTCAACAAATACGATGACGACTTCATTACCGATCAAAACACAGCATATGACTATGAGTCCATCATGCACTACAGGCCCTTCTCCTTCAATAAGAACGACTCCATTCCCACAATCACCACCAAAATTCCAGAGTTCTACAACATCATAGGCCAGTACCTCGACTTCAGCAAGATGGACACTCTCAGGCTTAACAGGATGTACAACTGCT ctgGTCCCCTCACCCTGCTGGACCAGTGTGCATTTGAGTATGCCAGCATCTGTGGGATGATCCAGGCCTCCTCTGATGATGCAGACTGGGTTCATACCCAGAGCACAGTTGGGGCAGAGGATCACACACTCCTGGGAAAATGCAGAG ATAGTGGGTATTACATGCACTTCAGCACAATGAGTGGGGCGCCTGAGGAGTCTGCCCTGCTGGAATCCAGAATCCTCTATCCCAAGAGGAAGCTCCAGTGTCTGCAGTTCTTCTACAAGATGACTGGAAGTCCAAAGGACAGGCTGGTGATCTGGGTCAAGATTGACGATGGCACGGGCACTGTTCGAAGAATGAGGAAAATACATACTTTTAATG ATTCTGACCAAACATGGAAGATCGCACACGTCCCTCTGGAGGTAGGTGAGAAATTCCGCTATGCATTCCAGGCCATTCGTGGGGACCCCTCAGCGTCCTCTGGGGGCATCTACATCGACGACATCAGCCTGACGGAAACCCGCTGCCCCAATGCCGTGTGGAGAATCCAGAACTTCTCACAAATCATGGAGAGGGCTGACACCAACACAGTAATCGACAGCCCTCGCTTCTATAGCCCTGAAGGCTATGGTTACGGTGTGCGCATCTTTCCTCGGTCCAGTTACACTGATTACACAGGGAACTACGCTGGGCTGTACTTCCACCTGGCCAGCGGGGATAATGATGCGGTGATGCAGTGGCCAGCCATAAATAGACAGGCCACCTTGGTGGTGATGGACCAAGACCCTGACGCTAAGATGAGGATGTCCTCTGCTCGCAGCCTCACTACTGACATGAGGACAA CATCAAATGGACAATTGTTCTGGGACAATCCATCCAAGGTGGGCTGGTATGACTCGTCCTGTGAATGCTTCAGAGGTGAATCATGGGGCTGGAGAAACTTTATCAAGCACTTTGACCTCCGGCGTCGTAGTTACCTCAAGAACGATgacctcatcatcctcatcaactTTGACG ACATCACATCACTGATCAAAACAGAAGTTCCCATTGAGCCGAAGGAGTAA
- the mep1a.1 gene encoding meprin A, alpha (PABA peptide hydrolase), tandem duplicate 1 isoform X3 — protein sequence MYRLKSCIDFKPYEGEKTFIKFEKRGGCFSSVGDQQTGQILSLGSGCDHKAVIEHELLHALGFYHEQSRGDRDDYVNIWLNQVLPGLEHNFNKYDDDFITDQNTAYDYESIMHYRPFSFNKNDSIPTITTKIPEFYNIIGQYLDFSKMDTLRLNRMYNCSGPLTLLDQCAFEYASICGMIQASSDDADWVHTQSTVGAEDHTLLGKCRDSGYYMHFSTMSGAPEESALLESRILYPKRKLQCLQFFYKMTGSPKDRLVIWVKIDDGTGTVRRMRKIHTFNADSDQTWKIAHVPLEVGEKFRYAFQAIRGDPSASSGGIYIDDISLTETRCPNAVWRIQNFSQIMERADTNTVIDSPRFYSPEGYGYGVRIFPRSSYTDYTGNYAGLYFHLASGDNDAVMQWPAINRQATLVVMDQDPDAKMRMSSARSLTTDMRTTSNGQLFWDNPSKVGWYDSSCECFRGESWGWRNFIKHFDLRRRSYLKNDDLIILINFDDITSLIKTEVPIEPKE from the exons ATGTATCGGCTCAAGTCTTGCATTGACTTCAAGCCTTACGAAGGAGAGAAGACCTTCATCAAGTTTGAAAAGAGAGGGGG aTGTTTCTCCAGCGTTGGTGACCAGCAGACCGGTCAGATTCTATCTTTGGGCTCAGGCTGTGACCACAAAGCAGTGATAGAACATGAGCTTCTCCATGCTCTGGGATTCTACCATGAACAGTCCCGCGGGGACAGGGATGACTATGTCAACATCTGGCTGAATCAGGTTCTACCAG GACTTGAACACAACTTCAACAAATACGATGACGACTTCATTACCGATCAAAACACAGCATATGACTATGAGTCCATCATGCACTACAGGCCCTTCTCCTTCAATAAGAACGACTCCATTCCCACAATCACCACCAAAATTCCAGAGTTCTACAACATCATAGGCCAGTACCTCGACTTCAGCAAGATGGACACTCTCAGGCTTAACAGGATGTACAACTGCT ctgGTCCCCTCACCCTGCTGGACCAGTGTGCATTTGAGTATGCCAGCATCTGTGGGATGATCCAGGCCTCCTCTGATGATGCAGACTGGGTTCATACCCAGAGCACAGTTGGGGCAGAGGATCACACACTCCTGGGAAAATGCAGAG ATAGTGGGTATTACATGCACTTCAGCACAATGAGTGGGGCGCCTGAGGAGTCTGCCCTGCTGGAATCCAGAATCCTCTATCCCAAGAGGAAGCTCCAGTGTCTGCAGTTCTTCTACAAGATGACTGGAAGTCCAAAGGACAGGCTGGTGATCTGGGTCAAGATTGACGATGGCACGGGCACTGTTCGAAGAATGAGGAAAATACATACTTTTAATG CAGATTCTGACCAAACATGGAAGATCGCACACGTCCCTCTGGAGGTAGGTGAGAAATTCCGCTATGCATTCCAGGCCATTCGTGGGGACCCCTCAGCGTCCTCTGGGGGCATCTACATCGACGACATCAGCCTGACGGAAACCCGCTGCCCCAATGCCGTGTGGAGAATCCAGAACTTCTCACAAATCATGGAGAGGGCTGACACCAACACAGTAATCGACAGCCCTCGCTTCTATAGCCCTGAAGGCTATGGTTACGGTGTGCGCATCTTTCCTCGGTCCAGTTACACTGATTACACAGGGAACTACGCTGGGCTGTACTTCCACCTGGCCAGCGGGGATAATGATGCGGTGATGCAGTGGCCAGCCATAAATAGACAGGCCACCTTGGTGGTGATGGACCAAGACCCTGACGCTAAGATGAGGATGTCCTCTGCTCGCAGCCTCACTACTGACATGAGGACAA CATCAAATGGACAATTGTTCTGGGACAATCCATCCAAGGTGGGCTGGTATGACTCGTCCTGTGAATGCTTCAGAGGTGAATCATGGGGCTGGAGAAACTTTATCAAGCACTTTGACCTCCGGCGTCGTAGTTACCTCAAGAACGATgacctcatcatcctcatcaactTTGACG ACATCACATCACTGATCAAAACAGAAGTTCCCATTGAGCCGAAGGAGTAA
- the LOC133973199 gene encoding protein FAM177A1 produces MNNSLQQEVIVIQETEFAGSTQSKQNMIIHFTSGETMEVEDIEEEAAQPSNGSPLREPMQRNWFSFKNVGILVGRISLHACDFLGERLASALGLNSPKYQSLIDRHQRDHKEPSSQAFGGLKQEQVEMTRFSQMFDSQYGATGDTSRPADLQGSHDGKYVSSKDGYHNRSYQADEDYWK; encoded by the exons ATGAACAACAGCCTCCAGCAGGAG GTTATAGTCATCCAGGAAACAGAGTTTGCCGGTTCAACCCAGAGCAAACAGAACATGATCATCCACTTCACCAGCGGTGAAACTATGGAGGTAGAAGATATTGAGGAGGAAGCGGCACAGCCCTCGAATGGTTCTCCGTTGAGAGAACCAATGCAGAGG aaTTGGTTCTCATTCAAGAATGTGGGCATTCTAGTTGGGAGGATTTCACTGCATG CTTGTGATTTTCTTGGAGAGAGACTAGCCAGTGCACTTGGACTGAATTCACCCAAATACCAGTCTCTTATAGATCGACATCAGCGTGATCACAAG GAACCGAGCAGCCAGGCCTTCGGTGGCCTCAAGCAGGAGCAAGTAGAGATGACCCGCTTCTCTCAAATGTTTGATAGTCAATACGGAGCTACAGGAGACACAAGTAGGCCCGCTGATCTCCAGGGGAGCCATGATGGGAAATATGTGAGCAGCAAAGATGGATACCACAACAGAAGCTATCAAGCAGATGAGGATTattggaaataa